Proteins found in one Xyrauchen texanus isolate HMW12.3.18 chromosome 30, RBS_HiC_50CHRs, whole genome shotgun sequence genomic segment:
- the LOC127623848 gene encoding frizzled-3-like isoform X3 has protein sequence MDLLWVLLSMLTTCLAINMEATGSHSMFTCEPITLRMCQGLSYNTTFMPNLLNHYDQQTAALAMEPFHPMVNLECSTEIRPFLCSLYAPVCTEYGRVTLPCRRLCQRAKSDCYKLMDMFGVSWPEEMECNRFPECDESYPRAIDLLPNSDSTDESPSSVQRDYGFWCPRELKINPELGYSFMGVRDCSPPCPNMYFRKDELIFARYFIGVISIVCLSATLFTFLTFLIDVRRFRYPERPIIFYAVCYMMVSLVFFLGFLLEDRVSCNSASSGRFRASTITQGSHNKACTLLFMTLYFFTMAGSVWWVILTITWFLAAVPKWGSEAIEKKALLFHAVAWGVPGALTITLMAMNKIEGDSLSGVCFVGLYDLMALCWFLLVPLALDVVVGVVLLLTGIAALNRVRMEIPLEKENQDKLVKFMIRIGVFSVLYLVPLLTVIGCYLYEQSNRSVWETTWVQEHCREYHIPCPLKVEQKSRPDIALFLIKYLMMLVVGIPSVFWVGSKKTCFEWASFFSGHRRKDTVHESRQVLQEPDFTQLLLRDPNNPVVRKSRGTSTQGTSTHASSTHLAMLDEPPSASTSRAGSMRSKASSYHSSLHRSRDGRHTACSFHGVEERLPHGSTLRLNDQLQRYGIDRIDSHSRHGSLQRLESQSRHGSMRDLSTTAQAIQSGPGNGIHRVIEEDATKA, from the exons CCATTTCATCCTATGGTAAACCTCGAGTGCTCCACAGAAATACGGCCATTCTTGTGTTCCCTTTATGCACCCGTGTGCACTGAGTATGGCCGAGTGACCCTGCCATGTCGACGCCTGTGCCAGCGTGCCAAGAGTGATTGCTACAAGCTCATGGACATGTTTGGGGTCAGCTGGCCAGAGGAGATGGAGTGTAACAG GTTTCCAGAATGTGATGAGTCTTACCCTCGAGCTATAGACTTACTCCCCAACTCTGACAGCACAGATGAATCGCCATCATCTGTTCAACGGGACTATGGCTTCTGGTGTCCACGAGAGCTGAAGATCAACCCAGAGTTGGGCTACTCATTCATGGGTGTGCGTGACTGCTCGCCTCCTTGCCCAAACATGTACTTCCGCAAAGATGAGCTCATCTTCGCCCGCTATTTCATTGGCGTTATCTCCATTGTCTGCCTGTCAGCCACACTCTTCACCTTCTTGACCTTCCTTATCGACGTTAGGCGTTTCCGTTACCCTGAGCGGCCCATCATCTTCTATGCCGTCTGCTACATGATGGTGTCCCTGGTTTTCTTCCTGGGCTTCCTACTGGAGGATCGTGTGTCGTGTAATTCTGCAAGCTCGGGTCGATTCCGTGCCTCTACCATCACCCAGGGCTCTCACAACAAAGCTTGCACGCTCCTCTTCATGACACTCTACTTCTTCACCATGGCGGGCAGCGTTTGGTGGGTCATACTTACCATCACCTGGTTCCTGGCTGCTGTTCCCAAATGGGGGAGCGAGGCTATTGAAAAGAAGGCTTTGCTATTCCATGCAGTGGCCTGGGGAGTTCCAGGGGCCCTCACCATCACCCTCATGGCCATGAACAAAATCGAGGGCGACAGCTTGAGCGGTGTTTGCTTTGTGGGGCTCTACGACCTAATGGCTTTATGCTGGTTCCTCTTGGTGCCTCTTGCGCTGGATGTGGTTGTGGGTGTGGTGCTGTTATTAACAGGCATCGCAGCACTGAATAGGGTCCGCATGGAGATTCCTTTGGAGAAAGAGAACCAGGACAAATTGGTGAAGTTCATGATCCGGATTGGCGTGTTCTCTGTGTTGTATCTGGTGCCTCTGCTGACAGTAATTGGCTGTTATCTATATGAGCAGAGCAACAGATCAGTGTGGGAGACTACCTGGGTACAGGAGCACTGCAGAGAGTACCACATCCCCTGCCCGCTTAAG GTGGAACAGAAAAGCAGGCCTGATATCGCCTTATTTCTCATCAAGTACCTGATGATGCTGGTGGTGGGCATCCCATCAGTGTTTTGGGTTGGCAGTAAAAAGACGTGCTTTGAATGGGCCAGTTTCTTCAGTGGGCATCGCAGAAAAGA TACGGTGCATGAGAGCAGGCAGGTGCTGCAGGAGCCTGACTTCACCCAGCTGCTCCTCAGAGACCCCAACAACCCAGTGGTGAGGAAGTCCAGAGGCACCTCGACACAGGGCACCTCCACCCACGCCTCCTCCACGCACCTCGCCATGCTGGACGAGCCCCCAAGTGCAAGCACCAGCCGTGCGGGCAGCATGCGCAGCAAGGCCAGCAGCTACCATAGCAGCCTGCATCGCTCACGAGACGGCAG ACACACAGCCTGCAGTTTCCATGGAGTTGAAGAGCGTCTCCCTCACGGGAGCACCCTACGCCTTAATGATCAGCTTCAGCGCTATGGCATCGACCGCATTGACAGCCATTCACGGCATGGCAGCCTGCAGCGCCTGGAGAGCCAATCACGGCACGGCAGCATGCGTGACCTCAGCACCACAGCGCAAGCTATCCAAAGTGGCCCTGGCAATGGCATTCACCGTGTCATTGAGGAGGATGCAACTAAGGCGTAA
- the LOC127623848 gene encoding frizzled-3-like isoform X1, with translation MDLLWVLLSMLTTCLAINMEATGSHSMFTCEPITLRMCQGLSYNTTFMPNLLNHYDQQTAALAMEPFHPMVNLECSTEIRPFLCSLYAPVCTEYGRVTLPCRRLCQRAKSDCYKLMDMFGVSWPEEMECNRFPECDESYPRAIDLLPNSDSTDESPSSVQRDYGFWCPRELKINPELGYSFMGVRDCSPPCPNMYFRKDELIFARYFIGVISIVCLSATLFTFLTFLIDVRRFRYPERPIIFYAVCYMMVSLVFFLGFLLEDRVSCNSASSGRFRASTITQGSHNKACTLLFMTLYFFTMAGSVWWVILTITWFLAAVPKWGSEAIEKKALLFHAVAWGVPGALTITLMAMNKIEGDSLSGVCFVGLYDLMALCWFLLVPLALDVVVGVVLLLTGIAALNRVRMEIPLEKENQDKLVKFMIRIGVFSVLYLVPLLTVIGCYLYEQSNRSVWETTWVQEHCREYHIPCPLKVEQKSRPDIALFLIKYLMMLVVGIPSVFWVGSKKTCFEWASFFSGHRRKEALTSSPSPCSTPSSLVHLPSVFPLSLPSILRRSLPYVPTFSLSLSLSVTPTPPVSTTLSSTVHESRQVLQEPDFTQLLLRDPNNPVVRKSRGTSTQGTSTHASSTHLAMLDEPPSASTSRAGSMRSKASSYHSSLHRSRDGRHTACSFHGVEERLPHGSTLRLNDQLQRYGIDRIDSHSRHGSLQRLESQSRHGSMRDLSTTAQAIQSGPGNGIHRVIEEDATKA, from the exons CCATTTCATCCTATGGTAAACCTCGAGTGCTCCACAGAAATACGGCCATTCTTGTGTTCCCTTTATGCACCCGTGTGCACTGAGTATGGCCGAGTGACCCTGCCATGTCGACGCCTGTGCCAGCGTGCCAAGAGTGATTGCTACAAGCTCATGGACATGTTTGGGGTCAGCTGGCCAGAGGAGATGGAGTGTAACAG GTTTCCAGAATGTGATGAGTCTTACCCTCGAGCTATAGACTTACTCCCCAACTCTGACAGCACAGATGAATCGCCATCATCTGTTCAACGGGACTATGGCTTCTGGTGTCCACGAGAGCTGAAGATCAACCCAGAGTTGGGCTACTCATTCATGGGTGTGCGTGACTGCTCGCCTCCTTGCCCAAACATGTACTTCCGCAAAGATGAGCTCATCTTCGCCCGCTATTTCATTGGCGTTATCTCCATTGTCTGCCTGTCAGCCACACTCTTCACCTTCTTGACCTTCCTTATCGACGTTAGGCGTTTCCGTTACCCTGAGCGGCCCATCATCTTCTATGCCGTCTGCTACATGATGGTGTCCCTGGTTTTCTTCCTGGGCTTCCTACTGGAGGATCGTGTGTCGTGTAATTCTGCAAGCTCGGGTCGATTCCGTGCCTCTACCATCACCCAGGGCTCTCACAACAAAGCTTGCACGCTCCTCTTCATGACACTCTACTTCTTCACCATGGCGGGCAGCGTTTGGTGGGTCATACTTACCATCACCTGGTTCCTGGCTGCTGTTCCCAAATGGGGGAGCGAGGCTATTGAAAAGAAGGCTTTGCTATTCCATGCAGTGGCCTGGGGAGTTCCAGGGGCCCTCACCATCACCCTCATGGCCATGAACAAAATCGAGGGCGACAGCTTGAGCGGTGTTTGCTTTGTGGGGCTCTACGACCTAATGGCTTTATGCTGGTTCCTCTTGGTGCCTCTTGCGCTGGATGTGGTTGTGGGTGTGGTGCTGTTATTAACAGGCATCGCAGCACTGAATAGGGTCCGCATGGAGATTCCTTTGGAGAAAGAGAACCAGGACAAATTGGTGAAGTTCATGATCCGGATTGGCGTGTTCTCTGTGTTGTATCTGGTGCCTCTGCTGACAGTAATTGGCTGTTATCTATATGAGCAGAGCAACAGATCAGTGTGGGAGACTACCTGGGTACAGGAGCACTGCAGAGAGTACCACATCCCCTGCCCGCTTAAG GTGGAACAGAAAAGCAGGCCTGATATCGCCTTATTTCTCATCAAGTACCTGATGATGCTGGTGGTGGGCATCCCATCAGTGTTTTGGGTTGGCAGTAAAAAGACGTGCTTTGAATGGGCCAGTTTCTTCAGTGGGCATCGCAGAAAAGA GGCATTAACCTCCTCTCCTTCCCCTTGTTCCACCCCCTCTTCCCTCGTTCACTTGCCCTCTGTCTTCCCACTCTCTCTTCCTTCAATCCTCCGCCGCTCCCTTCCCTATGTACCAACCTTTTCCCTGTCCCTCTCCCTTTCTGTCACCCCCACTCCCCCTGTCTCTACCACCCTCAGCAGTACGGTGCATGAGAGCAGGCAGGTGCTGCAGGAGCCTGACTTCACCCAGCTGCTCCTCAGAGACCCCAACAACCCAGTGGTGAGGAAGTCCAGAGGCACCTCGACACAGGGCACCTCCACCCACGCCTCCTCCACGCACCTCGCCATGCTGGACGAGCCCCCAAGTGCAAGCACCAGCCGTGCGGGCAGCATGCGCAGCAAGGCCAGCAGCTACCATAGCAGCCTGCATCGCTCACGAGACGGCAG ACACACAGCCTGCAGTTTCCATGGAGTTGAAGAGCGTCTCCCTCACGGGAGCACCCTACGCCTTAATGATCAGCTTCAGCGCTATGGCATCGACCGCATTGACAGCCATTCACGGCATGGCAGCCTGCAGCGCCTGGAGAGCCAATCACGGCACGGCAGCATGCGTGACCTCAGCACCACAGCGCAAGCTATCCAAAGTGGCCCTGGCAATGGCATTCACCGTGTCATTGAGGAGGATGCAACTAAGGCGTAA
- the LOC127623848 gene encoding frizzled-3-like isoform X2, which translates to MDLLWVLLSMLTTCLAINMEATGSHSMFTCEPITLRMCQGLSYNTTFMPNLLNHYDQQTAALAMEPFHPMVNLECSTEIRPFLCSLYAPVCTEYGRVTLPCRRLCQRAKSDCYKLMDMFGVSWPEEMECNRFPECDESYPRAIDLLPNSDSTDESPSSVQRDYGFWCPRELKINPELGYSFMGVRDCSPPCPNMYFRKDELIFARYFIGVISIVCLSATLFTFLTFLIDVRRFRYPERPIIFYAVCYMMVSLVFFLGFLLEDRVSCNSASSGRFRASTITQGSHNKACTLLFMTLYFFTMAGSVWWVILTITWFLAAVPKWGSEAIEKKALLFHAVAWGVPGALTITLMAMNKIEGDSLSGVCFVGLYDLMALCWFLLVPLALDVVVGVVLLLTGIAALNRVRMEIPLEKENQDKLVKFMIRIGVFSVLYLVPLLTVIGCYLYEQSNRSVWETTWVQEHCREYHIPCPLKVEQKSRPDIALFLIKYLMMLVVGIPSVFWVGSKKTCFEWASFFSGHRRKDSTVHESRQVLQEPDFTQLLLRDPNNPVVRKSRGTSTQGTSTHASSTHLAMLDEPPSASTSRAGSMRSKASSYHSSLHRSRDGRHTACSFHGVEERLPHGSTLRLNDQLQRYGIDRIDSHSRHGSLQRLESQSRHGSMRDLSTTAQAIQSGPGNGIHRVIEEDATKA; encoded by the exons CCATTTCATCCTATGGTAAACCTCGAGTGCTCCACAGAAATACGGCCATTCTTGTGTTCCCTTTATGCACCCGTGTGCACTGAGTATGGCCGAGTGACCCTGCCATGTCGACGCCTGTGCCAGCGTGCCAAGAGTGATTGCTACAAGCTCATGGACATGTTTGGGGTCAGCTGGCCAGAGGAGATGGAGTGTAACAG GTTTCCAGAATGTGATGAGTCTTACCCTCGAGCTATAGACTTACTCCCCAACTCTGACAGCACAGATGAATCGCCATCATCTGTTCAACGGGACTATGGCTTCTGGTGTCCACGAGAGCTGAAGATCAACCCAGAGTTGGGCTACTCATTCATGGGTGTGCGTGACTGCTCGCCTCCTTGCCCAAACATGTACTTCCGCAAAGATGAGCTCATCTTCGCCCGCTATTTCATTGGCGTTATCTCCATTGTCTGCCTGTCAGCCACACTCTTCACCTTCTTGACCTTCCTTATCGACGTTAGGCGTTTCCGTTACCCTGAGCGGCCCATCATCTTCTATGCCGTCTGCTACATGATGGTGTCCCTGGTTTTCTTCCTGGGCTTCCTACTGGAGGATCGTGTGTCGTGTAATTCTGCAAGCTCGGGTCGATTCCGTGCCTCTACCATCACCCAGGGCTCTCACAACAAAGCTTGCACGCTCCTCTTCATGACACTCTACTTCTTCACCATGGCGGGCAGCGTTTGGTGGGTCATACTTACCATCACCTGGTTCCTGGCTGCTGTTCCCAAATGGGGGAGCGAGGCTATTGAAAAGAAGGCTTTGCTATTCCATGCAGTGGCCTGGGGAGTTCCAGGGGCCCTCACCATCACCCTCATGGCCATGAACAAAATCGAGGGCGACAGCTTGAGCGGTGTTTGCTTTGTGGGGCTCTACGACCTAATGGCTTTATGCTGGTTCCTCTTGGTGCCTCTTGCGCTGGATGTGGTTGTGGGTGTGGTGCTGTTATTAACAGGCATCGCAGCACTGAATAGGGTCCGCATGGAGATTCCTTTGGAGAAAGAGAACCAGGACAAATTGGTGAAGTTCATGATCCGGATTGGCGTGTTCTCTGTGTTGTATCTGGTGCCTCTGCTGACAGTAATTGGCTGTTATCTATATGAGCAGAGCAACAGATCAGTGTGGGAGACTACCTGGGTACAGGAGCACTGCAGAGAGTACCACATCCCCTGCCCGCTTAAG GTGGAACAGAAAAGCAGGCCTGATATCGCCTTATTTCTCATCAAGTACCTGATGATGCTGGTGGTGGGCATCCCATCAGTGTTTTGGGTTGGCAGTAAAAAGACGTGCTTTGAATGGGCCAGTTTCTTCAGTGGGCATCGCAGAAAAGA CAGTACGGTGCATGAGAGCAGGCAGGTGCTGCAGGAGCCTGACTTCACCCAGCTGCTCCTCAGAGACCCCAACAACCCAGTGGTGAGGAAGTCCAGAGGCACCTCGACACAGGGCACCTCCACCCACGCCTCCTCCACGCACCTCGCCATGCTGGACGAGCCCCCAAGTGCAAGCACCAGCCGTGCGGGCAGCATGCGCAGCAAGGCCAGCAGCTACCATAGCAGCCTGCATCGCTCACGAGACGGCAG ACACACAGCCTGCAGTTTCCATGGAGTTGAAGAGCGTCTCCCTCACGGGAGCACCCTACGCCTTAATGATCAGCTTCAGCGCTATGGCATCGACCGCATTGACAGCCATTCACGGCATGGCAGCCTGCAGCGCCTGGAGAGCCAATCACGGCACGGCAGCATGCGTGACCTCAGCACCACAGCGCAAGCTATCCAAAGTGGCCCTGGCAATGGCATTCACCGTGTCATTGAGGAGGATGCAACTAAGGCGTAA